CTGACCTGACCGACGGGGTCCGGCGGGCACGGGTGACCGTGCCGCCGTCGTCCCCGACCGGGCCGGGGCCACTCTCTGTTGCCGGGAGTGGCCCCTGACCGTCTCACCACGGCACCTTCCCGTCGTCGTCGAAGAACCCGCCGCTGGGGCACTCCCGCCCCAGCGTGGCCAGCCGCACCACCACCGCCGCGCCCTCGGCCGGCGTCCGGGACAGCTGAAAGGGCAGCCCCTTGGCGAAATCGGTGTCGCACGGGCCCGGTGCGATCGCGTTCACCAGGATCCCGTCCCCGGCCAGCGCCTTCGCATACTGCACGGTCAGCATATTCAACGCCGCCTTGGACACCGGATAACCCAGCGACGCCGGCATCCGGCTCAGATAGTGCGTCGCGTCGGTCATCCACGCCATCGACGACGTGCCACTGGACACGTTCACGATCCGCGCCCCGGCCGAGCGGCGCAGCAGCGGCAGCATCGCCTCGGTCACCGTCACCACCCCGAACAGGTTCGTCTCGAACACCTCACGGATGCCGTCCAGCCGGGCCGCCCCCGGTGCCTGCGCCGTCAGGTCACCGCCGAGCCCCGCGTTGTTGACCAGGATGTCCAGCCGGCCGAACCGGGCCCCGATCTCCTCCGCAGCAGCGGCGACCCCGGCCGGATCGGTCACGTCCAGCCGGACCGCCGACGCGCCCCCGATCGTCGCCGCCGCCTCCGCTCCCCGCTCCGGGTCCCGGGCACCGACCAGCACGGTGATCCCCAACTCGGCGAGGCCCTCGGCGACGGCCCGCCCGATCCCCTTGTTCGCCCCGGTCACCAGCGCGATGCGTGCTCCACTCATGCACCCAGCCCAGCACCGGCAGCGCCTGCGGACCAGGACCGAACCGATCCGTGGCGATACCTTGGCGGTATGGATGACGTCGAGACGCGCGAACTGCGTTACTTCGTCGCGGTCGCCGAGGAACTGCACTTCGGCCGCGCCGCACAGCGCCTCGGCATCGCCCAGCCACCCCTGTCCCGAGCGATCCGCCTGCTCGAACGCCGGATGGGCGTCACGCTGCTGGAACGCACCAGCCGCGCGGTCCACCTCACCCCGCCCGGCGAGGTGCTGCTCACCGAGGCCCGCAGCGCGCTCGACGCAGTCGAGGCGGCGATCCGGCGTACCCGAAAAGCCGCCCGAACCACCCCGCGCCTGACCCTGGCCCTCAAACCCGGCGGCGACGCCGGACTGCTGCGGACCATCCTCGACCGCTACGCGGCATCTCCCGACGCCGTCCCGGTCGACCTCGACTTCCGGGTCGGCGGACGCGCCGCCATGGTCCGCGACGGCCGCGCCGACCTCGCCCTGCTGCACCGGCCGCAGAACGACCTGACCGGCCTGGACAGCGACGACCTGCACACGGAGGACCAGGTCGTGCTGCTGCCCGAGGGCCACCGGCTCGCCGAACGCGCCACAGTATCGATGGCCGACCTGCACGGCGAGCCGATGCCCCGCTGGCCCGAAGCCCGCCCCGGCGTCACCGGCCACCCGGTCGCCGACGGCAACCAACTGCTGCACCTGATCCAGCTCGGCCGCCTGATCGCGGTCGTCCCGGAATCGGTAGGCGAGTACCTGCCCCCGGGCCTGATCAGCCGGCCCGTCCTGGACGCCGACCCGGCCACCCTGGTCCTCGCCTGGTCGCAGACCAGCACGTCGCGCGAGGTCGCCGCCTTCGTCCGCGCGGCGGTTGCAGCCTGACACCGGCTCACCGCCGCAGCAACGCGCAGCACCTGCCCGCCGGCCGCGCCCAGCACCATGGACCCGCTTTTACGTCACTGCTGTACATAAGCACTTGAGGGCACATCCATGGATCGGATGTGCCCTCTGACCTCTGTCGGGGTGGCCGGATTCGAACCGACGACCTCTTCGTCCCGAACGAAGCGCGCTACCAAGCTGCGCCACACCCCGAGGCGTGCGGTGAAATAGTAGCCCACCCGCTCCGCCGATCAAACTCGGTACCCCCCGGCCCCGGCCTCTCGGGGCCGGGGGTGTCTCTGATGGCCCTCCGTCGCCCGGTTCCGCCCTGCTGCCGACCGGGTCACCCCACCGGCTCCATGATCAGATTGCGATTTCGCGCAGTGTTGACGGCGTGTCGTCTGCATTTCGGCAATCTGATCATGGAGTGGGCGAGAAGGCGTAGCAGGGCAGGAGGCGGTGGGGGCAGCAGAGCAGGGGGTCAGCGGGGGGTGAGGGTGAGGATGCTGGCCTCGGGGGGGCAGGCGAAGCGGACCGGGGCGGTGGGGTGGGTGCCGAGGCCCGCCGAGACGTGCAGCCAGGAGTCGGAGCCGGGCCAGCGGTGCAGGCCCTTCGCCATCGACCGGGGCAGCCCGCAGTTGGTGAC
Above is a window of Micromonospora rifamycinica DNA encoding:
- a CDS encoding SDR family NAD(P)-dependent oxidoreductase, which gives rise to MSGARIALVTGANKGIGRAVAEGLAELGITVLVGARDPERGAEAAATIGGASAVRLDVTDPAGVAAAAEEIGARFGRLDILVNNAGLGGDLTAQAPGAARLDGIREVFETNLFGVVTVTEAMLPLLRRSAGARIVNVSSGTSSMAWMTDATHYLSRMPASLGYPVSKAALNMLTVQYAKALAGDGILVNAIAPGPCDTDFAKGLPFQLSRTPAEGAAVVVRLATLGRECPSGGFFDDDGKVPW
- a CDS encoding LysR family transcriptional regulator codes for the protein MDDVETRELRYFVAVAEELHFGRAAQRLGIAQPPLSRAIRLLERRMGVTLLERTSRAVHLTPPGEVLLTEARSALDAVEAAIRRTRKAARTTPRLTLALKPGGDAGLLRTILDRYAASPDAVPVDLDFRVGGRAAMVRDGRADLALLHRPQNDLTGLDSDDLHTEDQVVLLPEGHRLAERATVSMADLHGEPMPRWPEARPGVTGHPVADGNQLLHLIQLGRLIAVVPESVGEYLPPGLISRPVLDADPATLVLAWSQTSTSREVAAFVRAAVAA